Genomic segment of Pseudomonas iranensis:
CGGTTTTCCAAGCCGGCATCGCGTTCCTTGATTGCACCGAGGAACACCGGATCGTTGCGCAACGCCTGTTCGTAAATCTCGAATGGCCCCATGGCCGCGACTGCCGAGTGACTCGCGAGCAGCGTCATTGCGGCCCCCAGCATGCAAAGCTTTTTCATACAGCCGAACATCCTTATTCCTCGGTCAACGCAGAACCGGCGCGATCAAGCAGCGGTTTGAACAGGTAGTTGAGGAGTGAACGCTCACCGGTGCGCACGAACATTTCCGCCGGCATGCCGGGCTTGATCACCAGGCCGTTGAGCTTTTCCATCGCCTGATCACTGACGCTGCTGCGCAACACGTAATACGGCACGCCGGTTTTCTCGTCGACCATCTGGTCGGCGGAGATCAGACTGACTTCGCCGGGCACGCGCGGGGTTTTGCTCTGGTTGAACGCGGTAAACAGAATGTCCACCGGCAGATGCGTGCCGACCTTGTCGATCAGGTTGATCGGCAAGTGCCCTTCCACTTCCAGGGTGGTGCCTTGGGGAACGATCTCCAGCAGGGTTTCGCCCTGACGCACCACGGCGCCTTCGGTGTGCACACCGAGGTTGACTGCCACGCCATCGGCGGTGGCGAGGATTTCGCTGTGCTGCAGGTCGAAACCGGCGGAGGTCAGCTGTTCGGACAGCGTCACGCTTTTCAGCTGCGCATCGGCCAGTTGCGTACGCACTTCCTTCTGGTATTCCTCGCCGTGCTGCTGCAACTTCAGGCGCGACTCAAGGATGCCCTGCTCCACGCGCCCGCTTTCGCCGGTGTTTTCCGCCAACTGCTGCTGCACTTGCGACAGTTGCCGCTGGTAGTCCATCAAGCGGTTGCGCGGGATGTAGCCGTTGTCGGCCAGCGGTTGCAGGTTGCTCAATTGTTGCTGCAGGGAGCTGGCCTGGGCATTGAGGTCGCTTCGGGCGCGGCGCATGCCGGCCAGTTGTGCGGTGGCGCCTTCGATGTTGGCGCGCAGTGCCGCTTGCTCCCGGGAGAACGCTTCGCGGCGGCTGCTGAACAGTTGCCGCTGGCCTTCCAGCACCAGCGCCAGGCGCGGGTCCGGGTCGTTGCTCAATTCAGGCGGAAAGGTCACTTGTTTGAGGTTGTCGCGCTCGGCCTGCCAGCGCGCGAGGCTGGCCCAGGCCATGCGGTACTGCGCCTGCAGCGATTGCACGTCGGCAGCCACTTGCGTCTGATCGAGGCGAAACAACGGCTGGCCCTGCTTCACGATCTGGCCTTCGCGCACCAGAATCCGGCTGACCACGCCGCTGCTCATCGACTGCACAGCCTTGCGTTTGCCCGACACCACCACGGTGCCCTGCACTGGAATGCCCTGATCCAGCGGCGCCAGTGCGGCCCAAGTGAAGAAGCTGCCAGCGCCGACGATGGCCAGAATCCAGCCCAGGCGCGCGAAGAATTTCGCATCGCGTTTCGGGCGCTCGGTGAGGTAGGCGTGTTCCATGCTCGCTTCGTTTTCAGTGTTCATGCTGGCGCTGCTCATACACCCGAATTCCTTGTCGAGGGTTGATACTGCCGACTCATGCTGAGCCCGCCCGGTGCCTGGGCAGCTTTTTCGCGTTGCTGTTCCTGCTGACCGGAAAGTGCCTTGAGCACATCCTGACTTGGGCCGAACGCCTGCAAACGACCATCGTTGAGCACGAGCAGTTTGTCAGCCTGAGCCAATACCGAAGAACGATGCGTCACCAGAATCACCGTGGTGCCCTGCGCCTTGAGTTGCGCAATGGCGCTGGCCAATGCGGCTTCGCCGACGGTGTCGAGATTGGAATTGGGTTCATCAAGCACCACCAGACTCGGCGTGCCGTACAGCGCGCGGGCCAGGGCCACGCGTTGCTTCTGGCCGCCGGACAAGCCGCTGCCGTCCTCGCCCAGTTGCGTGTCATAACCTTGCGGCAAGCGCAGGATCATTTCGTGAACGCCGGCCTGTTGCGCGGCAGCTACGACTTTTTGCGGATCGGCTTCGCTGAAGCGCGCAATGTTCTCGGCGATGCTGCCGCTGAACAATTCGATGTCTTGCGGCAGGTAACCGATGTAAGGACCAAGCTGATCGCGGTTCCAGCGATGAATATCAGCGCCGTCGAGGCGCACGGTGCCGCCCAGAACCGGCCACACACCGACCAGCACCCGAGCCAGCGTCGATTTGCCAGAACCGGAAGCGCCGAGCACACCCAGCACTTCACCAGCACTCAGATTGAAATTGACCATGTGCAAAGTGGCTGCACGCTGCCCGGGCGGGCCGGCGCTGACTTGTTCGAAAGTAATCTGGCCTTTCGGTGCCGGCAGTGCCATCGCCTCGTCGCTGGGCGGAAACGCCTGCAACAGCGCATCGAGACGGCGATAAGCCAGCTTCGCCCCGCTCCACTGCTTCCATACGGCGATCAGCTGATCGATCGGGCTCAGCACGCGGCCCATCAGGATCGAACCGGCGATCATCATGCCGGCGGTCATATCGCCCTTGATCACCAGCAACGCGCCCAGGCCCAGCACCAGGGATTGCAGACACAGGCGCAGGGTCTTGCTCAGCGAACTGATCACCGCGCCGGTGTCGCTGGCCTGGTTCTGCAAGCCGAGAAAGCGCGAATGCACGCCGAACCAGCGTTTGCGCAGGGAGCCGAGCATGCCCATCGCCTGAATGGTTTCGGCGTTGTGCAAGTGGCTGGTGGCCAACTGGCTGGACTGCTGGGAAAACCCGGCAGCCTCGCCCAGCGGCTTCTTGGTCATGTATTCGTTGATGCACGCCAGCGCGATCAACAACAGCGCGCCCGCCGTCGCCAGCACGCCGAGCCAGACATTGAAC
This window contains:
- a CDS encoding type I secretion system permease/ATPase, which gives rise to MKMAKAPATAPLIKALGDYKSILISVGCFTALINVLMLVPSIYMLQVYDRVLSSQNETTLAMLSLMVVGFFAFIGLLEVIRSFIVIRIGSQLERRFNLRVYQAAFERNLFKGEGNAGQSLGDLTHIRQFVTGPALFAFFDAPWFPVYLFVIYLFNVWLGVLATAGALLLIALACINEYMTKKPLGEAAGFSQQSSQLATSHLHNAETIQAMGMLGSLRKRWFGVHSRFLGLQNQASDTGAVISSLSKTLRLCLQSLVLGLGALLVIKGDMTAGMMIAGSILMGRVLSPIDQLIAVWKQWSGAKLAYRRLDALLQAFPPSDEAMALPAPKGQITFEQVSAGPPGQRAATLHMVNFNLSAGEVLGVLGASGSGKSTLARVLVGVWPVLGGTVRLDGADIHRWNRDQLGPYIGYLPQDIELFSGSIAENIARFSEADPQKVVAAAQQAGVHEMILRLPQGYDTQLGEDGSGLSGGQKQRVALARALYGTPSLVVLDEPNSNLDTVGEAALASAIAQLKAQGTTVILVTHRSSVLAQADKLLVLNDGRLQAFGPSQDVLKALSGQQEQQREKAAQAPGGLSMSRQYQPSTRNSGV
- a CDS encoding HlyD family type I secretion periplasmic adaptor subunit, giving the protein MSSASMNTENEASMEHAYLTERPKRDAKFFARLGWILAIVGAGSFFTWAALAPLDQGIPVQGTVVVSGKRKAVQSMSSGVVSRILVREGQIVKQGQPLFRLDQTQVAADVQSLQAQYRMAWASLARWQAERDNLKQVTFPPELSNDPDPRLALVLEGQRQLFSSRREAFSREQAALRANIEGATAQLAGMRRARSDLNAQASSLQQQLSNLQPLADNGYIPRNRLMDYQRQLSQVQQQLAENTGESGRVEQGILESRLKLQQHGEEYQKEVRTQLADAQLKSVTLSEQLTSAGFDLQHSEILATADGVAVNLGVHTEGAVVRQGETLLEIVPQGTTLEVEGHLPINLIDKVGTHLPVDILFTAFNQSKTPRVPGEVSLISADQMVDEKTGVPYYVLRSSVSDQAMEKLNGLVIKPGMPAEMFVRTGERSLLNYLFKPLLDRAGSALTEE